From one Nymphalis io chromosome 19, ilAglIoxx1.1, whole genome shotgun sequence genomic stretch:
- the LOC126775804 gene encoding G-protein coupled receptor Mth2-like, with amino-acid sequence MKLFLLFAIFTLIAGDPEGSFCCKPEQGILVADDTSCLDIERNKTTPIKLKCENIVSISISALNFSVTNDGLLIILVEGTEPQVDKDSFCVANETTNSSERHLVVCADEDEVIMDDKVLGYCMVVSVIFMILTACVYCMLPEMRDIQGKSIINFCISSAVGFGVLSFMKLFEYSDMNLCAARGFLVYFFLIASFFWTNAISIQILLNIRRPTTSDYGWKPFIWYALYAWGIPVILTVCMAIVNFHPGQHPKPGIGLNTCWFYTKKQQWQYMYSVMSILILTNIIIFLYISIHLCCHSFASSHIKALKYKFVMTVRLFIVMGLPWIFEMISSLLKPHIIWVVTDIFNTLQGPLIFLILVVFRRKVIKAMHKRGWLDCMSNMVERHLAVGNDEEDIVHHTDVALDERAAI; translated from the exons atgaaattgtttttactCTTTGCGATCTTTACCCTGATCGCGGGTGATCCTGAAGGATCTTTCTGCTGCAAGCCGGAACAGGGTATTTTGGTTGCGGACGATACTAGCTGTTTGGATATTGAACGAAATAAAACGACACCCATAAAACTAAAATGTGAAAATATAGTTTCGATATCAATATCGGCGTTAAACTTTAGTGTCACGAACGACGGATTGTTGATCATATTGGTGGAAGGTACGGAACCACAAGTTGATAAAGACAG CTTCTGCGTAGCGAATGAAACAACAAACAGTTCCGAAAGACACTTAGTAGTATGTGCGGATGAGGATGAAGTTATAATGGACGATAAAGTTTTAGGATACTGCATGGTGGTGTCGGTTATATTTATGATCCTGACTGCCTGCGTTTATTGTATGCTGCCAGAGATGAg GGATATTCAAGGGAAAAGTATAATTAACTTCTGTATAAGTTCAGCTGTTGGATTCGGCGTTTTGTCATTTATGAAGTTATTCGAATACTCCGATATGAATTTATGCGCTGCCCgag GTTTCCtcgtatatttctttttaatcgcGAGCTTCTTTTGGACGAATGCGATATCCATACAAATTCTTCTTAATATAAG GCGACCGACTACCTCGGACTATGGTTGGAAGCCTTTCATATGGTACGCACTATATGCTTGGGGTATACCTGTCATCTTGACCGTTTGTATGGCTATCGTCAACTTCCACCCGGGACAGCACCCGAAACCTGGTATCGGATTAAATACGTGCTGGTTTTATA CTAAAAAGCAACAATGGCAGTACATGTACAGCGTAATGTCGATCTTAATcctgactaatattataatatttctgtaCATATCGATACATCTCTGCTGTCATTCCTTCGCCTCGAGTCATATAAAGGCGTTGAAATACAA ATTTGTAATGACCGTTCGACTATTCATTGTGATGGGACTGCCGTGGATTTTTGAAATGATCAGTTCACTATTGAAACCGCACATAATATG GGTCGTGACTGACATATTCAACACTCTACAAGGACCGTTAATTTTCTTGATACTGGTCGTATTTCGACGTAAAGTTATAAAGGCAATGCACAAGAGAGGCTGGTTGGACTGCATGTCTAATATGGTGGAGCGCCATCTAGCGGTCGGCAACGATGAAGAGGACATCGTACACCATACAGATGTCGCTCTCGATGAGAGAGCAGCTATCTAG